One genomic region from Deltaproteobacteria bacterium encodes:
- a CDS encoding nucleotidyltransferase domain-containing protein, which translates to MVKKRPQIKKIISKYQTKLEELGIEVSKIILYGSYAGGRPKEYSDIDIIIVSPTFNKMDIFERQEVLSKAHHEFGEPIEPIGLTPQQMKEKKGLVREILEKGITLYPHPDLSPERPLSTKPNLLRNNRP; encoded by the coding sequence ATGGTTAAAAAGAGACCCCAGATTAAAAAAATAATTTCAAAATATCAGACGAAACTGGAAGAACTAGGCATCGAAGTGTCGAAGATAATCCTTTATGGATCGTATGCCGGAGGGAGACCCAAAGAATACAGCGATATCGATATCATTATCGTTTCACCCACTTTCAATAAAATGGATATTTTCGAGCGGCAGGAAGTGTTAAGCAAGGCGCATCATGAATTTGGTGAACCGATCGAACCCATTGGATTGACCCCCCAACAAATGAAAGAGAAAAAGGGGTTAGTGCGCGAAATCCTGGAGAAAGGGATCACCCTCTATCCTCATCCCGATCTTTCCCCCGAGCGTCCACTCTCCACTAAACCTAACCTTTTACGGAACAATCGACCTTGA